The proteins below are encoded in one region of bacterium:
- a CDS encoding RNA polymerase sigma factor, giving the protein MKPVKPRMPAPPATELAEQAIPRLLEAHGGLIYNLGLRMCGRQTDAEDLVQETFLRAFRKWEQFEGRAQPGTWLYTIAVRTCKRIKRKRAGQPQRMQSLAELMPTPEEGEIPDLPSGHDGPLEYVLRREAQEAVQHGLTKLPPPFRMALLLKDIVEFSVEEVAQVLGIKEATVKTRVHRGRLLLRKELVKKLPKRKAPPPDHEKQVCLHLLHAKQEALDRGVEFPLAAGELCSRCQSLFATLDLTHEVCLNLKRGPLPEPLHRLLLQEFKHAGRPASKRSVKRPA; this is encoded by the coding sequence ATGAAGCCCGTGAAGCCGCGAATGCCGGCCCCTCCCGCTACTGAGCTTGCTGAGCAGGCGATTCCCCGCCTGTTGGAAGCGCATGGCGGACTCATCTACAATTTGGGTCTGCGCATGTGCGGCCGGCAAACCGATGCGGAAGATTTGGTGCAGGAGACCTTCCTGCGCGCGTTTCGCAAGTGGGAGCAGTTCGAAGGCCGCGCGCAACCGGGCACCTGGCTTTATACCATTGCGGTGCGTACGTGCAAGCGCATCAAGCGCAAACGCGCCGGCCAGCCCCAACGCATGCAATCCCTCGCCGAGCTAATGCCGACTCCGGAAGAGGGTGAGATTCCCGATCTGCCCTCTGGCCACGACGGCCCACTGGAGTACGTGCTGCGCCGCGAGGCTCAGGAGGCGGTGCAACACGGCCTCACCAAGCTGCCCCCGCCCTTTCGCATGGCGCTGCTGCTCAAGGACATTGTGGAATTCTCCGTGGAAGAAGTTGCGCAGGTTTTGGGGATCAAGGAAGCCACGGTCAAAACGCGCGTGCATCGCGGCCGGCTGCTGTTGCGCAAGGAACTGGTGAAGAAACTGCCGAAGCGCAAGGCGCCGCCGCCCGATCATGAAAAACAAGTTTGCCTGCATCTTTTGCATGCCAAGCAGGAAGCGCTCGACCGGGGCGTGGAGTTTCCCCTTGCCGCCGGGGAGTTGTGCTCACGCTGCCAATCTCTGTTCGCCACTCTCGATTTGACCCACGAAGTTTGTTTGAATCTCAAGCGCGGGCCTTTGCCCGAGCCGCTGCATCGTTTGCTGCTGCAGGAATTCAAACACGCCGGCCGGCCGGCCAGCAAGCGTTCGGTCAAGCGACCCGCCTGA
- a CDS encoding FHA domain-containing protein encodes MPLREEERTVLTTPRALLVHIEKGEVRHAQERWTSGLTIGRSAGCDISFVNPEVSLRHAQIVFEAGRWWVMDLNSTNGTFLNGNRIDRAALPARADVELGRNGPRLTLQLEPLGEAVLPLPPVAPASLTQIGKRYFTLSMPSKIGEHTLLIRRAFQRVRRQHARRYWAIIGVIATLLLVTAGALYYQSVQVKRLEQLHARAESMFYAMKALELEIATLAPAAAARPGAELRRLQEDYSQFVAEALGITPDKLSPQDWLIYKIARDFGECDGSMPDDFKQTVREYIAKWQTTPRLRQAIALARQRGYTNRIKEIMRQHGLPPQFFYLALQESDFEVTRCGPETVYGIAKGMWQFLPRTAKDYGLRVGPLQGYAEFDPKDDRHDFEKSTTAAAKHLRLLYDTKAQASGLLVMASYNWGQGNVLARIERMPSNPRERNFWRLLKSEKIPAETRDYVFYIIAAAVIGENPPLFGFDFASPLQQN; translated from the coding sequence ATGCCTCTCCGCGAGGAAGAGCGCACGGTGTTGACCACACCGCGCGCGCTGCTGGTGCACATCGAGAAGGGCGAGGTTCGCCACGCCCAGGAACGCTGGACCAGCGGCCTGACCATCGGCCGCAGCGCCGGATGTGACATCAGCTTCGTCAATCCCGAAGTCAGCCTGCGCCACGCGCAAATCGTCTTCGAAGCCGGCCGCTGGTGGGTCATGGATTTGAACAGCACCAACGGCACCTTCCTCAACGGCAATCGCATCGATCGCGCGGCGCTGCCGGCGCGCGCCGATGTAGAACTCGGCCGCAATGGGCCACGCCTCACGCTGCAACTCGAGCCGCTCGGCGAAGCAGTGTTGCCCCTGCCGCCGGTTGCGCCCGCCTCCCTCACCCAAATCGGCAAGCGCTACTTTACCCTCTCCATGCCCAGCAAGATTGGCGAGCACACCCTGCTCATTCGCCGGGCGTTTCAGCGGGTGCGGCGCCAGCACGCGCGGCGCTACTGGGCGATCATCGGCGTCATTGCCACGCTGCTGCTGGTCACGGCCGGGGCGTTGTATTATCAAAGCGTGCAGGTGAAACGGCTGGAGCAATTGCATGCCCGCGCGGAGAGCATGTTTTATGCGATGAAAGCCCTGGAACTGGAGATTGCCACGCTCGCGCCCGCTGCTGCCGCGCGGCCGGGCGCCGAGCTGCGCCGGTTGCAGGAAGATTACAGCCAGTTCGTCGCCGAGGCTCTGGGCATCACGCCGGACAAACTCTCGCCGCAAGACTGGCTGATCTACAAAATCGCGCGCGACTTCGGCGAGTGCGACGGCAGCATGCCGGACGATTTCAAGCAAACCGTGCGCGAGTACATTGCCAAATGGCAAACCACGCCGCGGCTGCGCCAGGCCATTGCGCTGGCCCGGCAAAGAGGCTACACCAATCGCATCAAGGAAATCATGCGGCAACACGGTCTGCCGCCGCAGTTTTTCTATCTCGCGCTGCAGGAGAGTGATTTCGAAGTGACGCGCTGCGGCCCCGAGACCGTCTACGGCATTGCCAAGGGCATGTGGCAGTTTCTGCCGCGCACCGCCAAAGATTACGGCCTGCGCGTTGGTCCGCTGCAGGGCTATGCCGAATTCGACCCCAAGGACGACCGCCACGATTTCGAGAAATCCACCACTGCCGCGGCCAAGCATCTGCGCCTGCTCTATGACACCAAGGCGCAGGCTTCCGGCTTGCTGGTGATGGCTTCCTACAACTGGGGGCAGGGCAATGTGCTGGCGCGCATCGAGCGCATGCCGAGCAACCCGCGCGAGCGCAATTTTTGGCGGCTGCTGAAAAGCGAAAAAATCCCCGCTGAAACCCGCGACTATGTCTTCTACATCATCGCCGCTGCCGTGATCGGCGAAAACCCGCCGCTCTTCGGTTTTGATTTCGCCAGCCCATTGCAGCAAAATTGA
- a CDS encoding fatty acid desaturase, with protein sequence MNTKRADFTHSQTREPHRERTKEILSKHPEVRQLIGKNPYTFLIICGIVGLQIVSAYLIKDQPWWAVLLLAYTIGAFANHALFVMIHECAHNLLFEKKAFNNLAGIIANLPIVVPSAISFQKYHLKHHAFQGVYELDADLPSHWEAKLIGNSWWGKALWLLFYPFFQATRPLRLRELNLWDGWSIFNLIVQLGFDVAVFVFWGPWAFIYLLASLFFSIGLHPLGARWIQRHYMVDEKGVQETYSYYGRLNTLAFNVGYHNEHHDFPSVPWNKLPDIKRSAPEAYNNLISHQSWTRLLFQWLFDRDLSLYSRVVRDERGQVKLSDEARHDLDMIKQTPAMKA encoded by the coding sequence ATGAACACCAAAAGAGCAGATTTCACTCATTCCCAAACCCGTGAACCACATCGTGAACGCACCAAGGAAATTTTGAGCAAGCACCCCGAGGTCCGGCAGCTTATCGGAAAGAACCCGTACACTTTTTTGATCATTTGCGGCATTGTCGGGCTGCAGATTGTGAGCGCTTACCTCATCAAAGACCAGCCGTGGTGGGCGGTGCTGCTGCTGGCCTACACCATCGGCGCCTTTGCCAACCATGCCCTGTTTGTCATGATCCACGAATGCGCGCACAACTTGCTCTTCGAAAAGAAAGCCTTCAACAATCTCGCGGGCATCATCGCCAATTTGCCGATCGTCGTGCCCAGCGCGATCTCGTTCCAGAAGTACCATCTCAAGCATCATGCCTTCCAGGGCGTGTATGAATTGGATGCCGATTTGCCGAGTCACTGGGAAGCCAAGCTCATCGGCAATTCCTGGTGGGGCAAAGCGCTGTGGCTGCTGTTCTATCCCTTCTTTCAGGCCACGCGGCCGCTGCGCTTGAGGGAGCTGAATCTGTGGGACGGCTGGAGCATCTTCAATCTGATCGTGCAACTCGGCTTTGACGTGGCCGTGTTCGTGTTCTGGGGACCGTGGGCTTTCATCTACCTGCTGGCTTCGCTGTTTTTCTCGATCGGCCTGCACCCGCTGGGCGCCCGCTGGATTCAACGGCACTACATGGTCGACGAAAAAGGCGTGCAGGAAACCTACAGCTACTACGGCCGGCTCAACACCCTGGCCTTCAACGTCGGCTATCACAATGAGCATCACGATTTCCCCTCCGTGCCGTGGAACAAGCTGCCCGACATCAAGCGCTCCGCACCCGAGGCCTACAATAATCTGATCTCGCATCAGTCCTGGACCCGCCTGCTGTTCCAGTGGCTGTTCGATCGCGACCTGTCGCTGTATTCCCGCGTGGTGCGCGACGAGCGCGGCCAGGTCAAGCTCAGCGACGAAGCCCGGCATGATCTCGACATGATCAAACAAACGCCGGCCATGAAAGCTTGA
- a CDS encoding sigma-54 dependent transcriptional regulator, with protein sequence MHESATSPQIWQLEREIFQLRTLLEVAQALGECRERRSLYSEVLAILAGTFGAGKAVAVAQDEDGRWHCTASRGELLPEAVTAGINQAGAFTLEKILAALRQLLDPSLGIEHFAAGTFSLGRDHRAGAFVLGPRLLGEPYAEADRELLEAVAGFSGRALENLRLYEALQETQEKLRLENLALREAAKRDFSDAALLGKSEAIQQVRQQIRNFGRSDANVLITGETGTGKELVARALHYHSLRADGPFLGVNCTAIPENLVETEFFGIEAGTATGVKKHVGWFEQAHGGTLFIDEVGDMPAASQAKLLRVLQERRLRRIGGDREIPVNVRVIAATNKKLAEAITAGSFREDLFYRLAVLELRIPPLRDHRDDVAVLAQHFLGVFENKLRRKTGGLSPVLLQHLENHHWPGNVRELENEIERLVTLAEEGQLLLPEQLSPKLRSTAAPAALPRPTAARLRDAVDQLEREMIAAALARYHGNKSQVARILGLSRLGLQQKMVRLGVTNPSADKQ encoded by the coding sequence ATGCATGAATCGGCAACTTCCCCGCAAATCTGGCAGCTCGAGCGCGAGATCTTTCAGCTTCGCACGCTGCTGGAAGTGGCGCAGGCGCTGGGCGAATGCCGGGAGCGTCGCAGCCTCTACAGCGAGGTGCTGGCGATTCTCGCGGGCACTTTCGGCGCCGGCAAGGCCGTGGCGGTGGCGCAGGACGAAGACGGCCGCTGGCATTGCACAGCCAGCCGCGGCGAATTGCTTCCGGAAGCCGTGACCGCCGGAATCAACCAGGCCGGCGCCTTCACGCTGGAGAAAATCCTGGCGGCGTTGCGGCAGTTGCTCGACCCCAGCCTCGGCATCGAGCATTTTGCCGCCGGAACCTTCAGCCTCGGGCGCGATCACCGCGCGGGCGCTTTCGTGCTCGGCCCGCGCTTGCTGGGCGAGCCTTATGCCGAGGCCGATCGCGAGCTGCTCGAAGCCGTGGCCGGCTTCAGCGGCCGCGCCCTGGAAAACCTGCGGCTTTACGAAGCGCTGCAGGAAACCCAGGAGAAATTGCGCCTGGAAAACCTCGCGCTGCGCGAAGCGGCCAAGCGGGATTTCAGTGATGCCGCGCTGCTCGGCAAGAGCGAGGCGATTCAGCAGGTACGGCAGCAGATTCGCAATTTCGGCAGAAGCGACGCCAATGTTTTGATTACCGGTGAAACCGGCACCGGCAAGGAACTGGTGGCGCGCGCCCTGCACTATCATTCTCTGCGCGCCGACGGCCCGTTTCTCGGCGTCAATTGCACCGCCATTCCTGAGAATTTGGTGGAGACGGAGTTTTTCGGCATCGAGGCCGGCACGGCCACCGGCGTGAAGAAACACGTGGGCTGGTTCGAGCAGGCGCACGGCGGCACGCTGTTCATCGATGAAGTCGGCGACATGCCCGCGGCCTCCCAGGCCAAGCTGCTGCGCGTGCTGCAGGAACGCCGCCTGCGCCGCATCGGCGGCGACCGCGAAATTCCGGTCAACGTGCGCGTGATTGCCGCCACCAACAAGAAACTTGCAGAGGCGATTACCGCCGGCAGCTTCCGTGAGGATTTGTTCTATCGCCTGGCGGTACTGGAATTGCGCATTCCGCCGTTGCGCGATCACCGCGATGACGTGGCAGTGCTGGCGCAGCATTTTCTCGGCGTGTTCGAAAACAAGCTGCGCCGCAAAACCGGCGGACTTTCCCCGGTGCTGTTGCAGCATTTGGAAAACCATCACTGGCCCGGCAATGTGCGCGAACTGGAAAATGAAATCGAGCGGCTGGTCACTCTGGCGGAAGAGGGCCAGCTTCTGCTGCCGGAACAGCTCTCGCCCAAACTGCGCAGCACCGCCGCGCCGGCAGCACTGCCGCGGCCAACCGCCGCCCGCCTGCGCGATGCCGTCGATCAGCTCGAACGCGAGATGATTGCGGCAGCGCTGGCGCGCTATCACGGCAACAAGAGCCAGGTCGCGCGCATTCTCGGCCTGAGCCGGCTGGGCTTGCAACAGAAAATGGTCCGGCTGGGCGTGACGAATCCGAGTGCGGACAAGCAATAG